One Mycolicibacterium sp. ND9-15 genomic window, GCGCAGCATCCAGTGGGTCCGGGGCCGGCGCCCGTGACAAGTAGATTCGACGCATGAGCGCGGGCGGGATCGTGCTTGTCGCGCTGGCCATCGCGGTCGGCATCGTCGGAATCGTCGTCCCGGTGCTGCCCGGTGTCTTGCTGGTGTTCGGGGCGATCACGGTATGGGCCGTTTACGAAAGCCAGGAGAACAGCCTCACGGCCTGGGCGACGCTCGGCGTGGCGACCGTGGTGCTCGGTGCGGCCACGCTGATCAAGTACACGTGGCCGGTGCGGCGGATGCGCGCAGCGGACGTGCGCACCTGGAGCCTGGTCGCCGGCGCGGCGCTCGGGGTGATCGGCTTCTTCGTGATCCCCGTTCTCGGGTTGCCGATCGGCTTCGTGCTGGGCATCTACCTGGCCGAACTGGCCAACCGGCATGATCAGCGTATCGCGTGGGCATCGACGAAACATGCGCTGAAGGGCGTCGCGTTGTCGGTTGGAGTCGAACTGGTCGGCGCGCTGCTCGCCACCGTCGCCTGGGTCGGCGGGGTCTACCTGACGCAATAGCGCTACAAGGCGCCGCGCACTGGCTACGTTTCAGGAATGGCCAAGTTGCGCTTCGGATACTTCATCGCACCGTTTCACCGTGCCGGGACCAACCCGACGCTTGCAATCCAGCGCGACCTGGAACTCGTCGAGCACCTCGACGCGCTCGGCTTCGACGAGGCCTGGATCGGCGAACACCACTCGGCGGGCAGCGAGATCATCAGCTCGCCGGAGGTGTTCATCGCCGCGGCCGCCCAGCGCGCCAAGCGGATCCGGTTCGGCACCGGTGTCATCTCGCTGGCGTACCACAACCCGCTGTGGACGGCCGATCGGTTGATGCTGCTCGACCACCTCACGCACGGCCGGATCATCGGCGGCATGGGACCCGGCTCGCTTCCCACCGACTCGGCGATGATCGGCCTGACGCCCACCGACACCCGCGAACTGCTGGAGACCAACCTCGACATCGTCGTCCGGCTGCTCGCCGGGCAGACCGTCTCGGCCAAGACTCCCACACACGAATTGTTCGATGCGCGGCTGCAACTCGCGCCCTATTCGGAGGGCGGCATCCCGCTGGCCGTCGCCGCGGTGGCTTCGCCGACCGGGGCGCGGCTCGCGGGTAAGCACGGCATCGGCCTGCTGTCGATCGGCGCGACGCTCGTCGTCGAGGGCTTCGACGCGCTCGCACACCACTGGGGCATCGCCGAAGAACGCGCGGCCGCGTTCGGCACCACCGTCGACCGAAGAAACTGGTCGCTGGTCTGCCCCATGCACATCGCCGAGACCGACGAGCAGGCGCGCGCCGACGTCCGCTTCGGTATCGAGCCGTGGTTCGAGTACTTCCAGAAGGTCGCGGCGTTCCCGCAGATGACCATTCCCGGCGACCGCATCGACGACATGATCGACATCATCAACAACGCGGGCGCCGGCGTCATCGGTACGCCCGAACGGGCCCGCGCGCAGGTGCAGCGGCTATGGGACCAGTCCGGCGGCTTCGGGTGCATGCTGCAGATGGGCCACGAATGGGCCAACCCGGCGGCCACCAGACGCTCCGCGGAGTTGTTCGCCGCCGAGGTCATCCCGCACTTCCAGGGCCAGGCCCAGCCGACGCTGGACGCCGCGGCGCGGGCCCGCGATGTGCGCGAAGACCTGGCCCAGACACAGCTCAACGCGATCGACCACATGACCAAGAAGTACGAGGACGAGAAGGGCTCGACGTAGTCGGCCGTCAGGTCAGGAGTTGGACGCGCAGCCGTCGCACCTGGTCGTCCCGCACTCCGACGGCCCCGAGATAGCCGCGCAGCGAGCCGTAGTTCTTTACGATCGAGCGGCGAGCGGTCTCCAGGTACTCTTCGCGCACGCCGAGCACCTCCTCCGTGAGTCGCGCCTCGGCGAACGTGACGATCTCGTCGGTGCTGTTCTC contains:
- a CDS encoding DUF456 domain-containing protein, with the protein product MSAGGIVLVALAIAVGIVGIVVPVLPGVLLVFGAITVWAVYESQENSLTAWATLGVATVVLGAATLIKYTWPVRRMRAADVRTWSLVAGAALGVIGFFVIPVLGLPIGFVLGIYLAELANRHDQRIAWASTKHALKGVALSVGVELVGALLATVAWVGGVYLTQ
- a CDS encoding LLM class flavin-dependent oxidoreductase — protein: MAKLRFGYFIAPFHRAGTNPTLAIQRDLELVEHLDALGFDEAWIGEHHSAGSEIISSPEVFIAAAAQRAKRIRFGTGVISLAYHNPLWTADRLMLLDHLTHGRIIGGMGPGSLPTDSAMIGLTPTDTRELLETNLDIVVRLLAGQTVSAKTPTHELFDARLQLAPYSEGGIPLAVAAVASPTGARLAGKHGIGLLSIGATLVVEGFDALAHHWGIAEERAAAFGTTVDRRNWSLVCPMHIAETDEQARADVRFGIEPWFEYFQKVAAFPQMTIPGDRIDDMIDIINNAGAGVIGTPERARAQVQRLWDQSGGFGCMLQMGHEWANPAATRRSAELFAAEVIPHFQGQAQPTLDAAARARDVREDLAQTQLNAIDHMTKKYEDEKGST